The genomic stretch CGGCTACGGCTGGCTGAGCGGGCCGCCGATCAAGCCCGTCGCCCTGCGCATCGTCTTCGATCTCGCGCGCACGGTGAAGGTGCCGGTGATCGGCGTCGGCGGCATCCGCACGGGCGCCGACGTCGTGGAGTTCCTGATGGCCGGCGCGAGCGCCGTGCAGGTCTGCACGGCGAACATCCTCGAGGGACCGGGCGTCTTCGCGCGGCTCAACCGCGAGCTCGCGGCCTGGCTCGACGCGCACGGCGTGGCGAGCGTGGGGGAGATCGTCGGGCGCTTTCCGCAGAAGCTCGGCGCCGAGGCCGGGCGTACGCTCGCCGGCGTGGGCACCACGGGCCGCGTTCACTTCAGTGGCCCGCCGCCCACGGTGGAACCCGCGCGCTGCACGCTCTGCGACCTCTGCGTGACGAGCTGCGCCTACGACGCGCTGCGCATCGACAAGGTGGCCAGCCCGGAGGCCGTCATCGTCGAGGGCGAGCGCTGCTTCGTCTGCGGCCTCTGCGTGACGGTCTGCCCGACCGCCGCGCTCAGGCTCGACCTCGATCCCGCGCTCGGCCCGGCCGGCGCCATCCAGCCCGAGCCGCGGTCGGGAGGCCGCGCGTGAGCCTGCTCATCCGCCGTGCGCGCCTCCTGGCGACGATGGATGCCGCCGGCCGCCGCCTCGAGGACGCCAGCCTGCTGATCGAGGGCACGCGCATCGCCGCAGTCGGCGCGGCCGCGGAGCGCGCAAGCGCTGAGCGCGTGATCGAAGGCGCCGACCTGCTCGTGACGCCTGGCCTCGTCAACACGCACCACCATCTCTATCAGACGCTCACGCGCGCTCTGCCCGGCGCGCAGGACGCGTCGCTCTTCGACTGGCTCGTCCACCACTACCCGATCTGGCGCCACCTGGACGCCGACCTGCTCGCCGTCGCCACCCGCACGGGGCTGGCCGAGCTGCTGCTCTCCGGCTGCACGCTGACGAGCGACCACCACTACCTCTTTCCGACGGAAGCCGCGGCCGAGCTGATCGACGTGCAGATCGCCGTCGCGCGCGAACTCGGCATCCGCTTCCAGCCCACGCGCGGCTCGATGAGCCTGGGCAAGAGCGCCGGCGGTCTGCCGCCCGACAGCGTTTGCCAGGACGAGGCGACCATCCTCGCCGACTGCCGCCGCCTGGCGACCCTCAGCGACCCGGCGCCCGGCGCCATGCTGCGCATCGACCTCGCGCCCTGCTCACC from bacterium encodes the following:
- a CDS encoding amidohydrolase family protein produces the protein MSLLIRRARLLATMDAAGRRLEDASLLIEGTRIAAVGAAAERASAERVIEGADLLVTPGLVNTHHHLYQTLTRALPGAQDASLFDWLVHHYPIWRHLDADLLAVATRTGLAELLLSGCTLTSDHHYLFPTEAAAELIDVQIAVARELGIRFQPTRGSMSLGKSAGGLPPDSVCQDEATILADCRRLATLSDPAPGAMLRIDLAPCSPFSVTPATLRATAALAREAGLRLHTHVAETLDEERYCLATFGARPVAHLAAQGWTGRDVWYAHAVHLHDAEIALLGRTGTGVAHCPSSNLRLGSGTARIAELLAAGAPVGLAVDGSASNDGSHLLAEARLMLLLSRLRER